Proteins encoded within one genomic window of Deinococcus metallilatus:
- a CDS encoding magnesium transporter CorA family protein: protein MKPQAAQVTEGEHRRPGDLRAYLFDRTGAVSIQLHALPVRPAPEGGFTWFDVTDPGAEHLEMLQGRFGLHPLAVEDALHAHQRAKVEGYSTFQFVVVHGVSRGDQGTLNIHELNLFVGADFVISVRHGHGFDPQHILDRWERVPQDWQPDPSSLFYVLLDALVDDYAPFTDALEDDLRDIRHQLVTQPALEEGELRRIFTISELAYAAHAVAFPLKDVLTTLLRAGPPVVSELEIPYFRDIRDHVEHVVERLNLARATADRAFDIYQSLEAREQGAASRQLTQVATVFLPLTLVTGFFGQNFSFLVDRLITSPRAFWIFGVGLEVLVLVLTLIFVRRLGRR from the coding sequence ATGAAGCCCCAAGCCGCCCAGGTCACTGAGGGTGAACACCGTCGCCCCGGTGATCTCCGGGCCTACCTCTTTGACCGCACCGGTGCGGTCAGCATTCAGCTCCACGCGCTGCCCGTTCGTCCGGCACCGGAGGGGGGCTTCACCTGGTTCGATGTGACCGACCCGGGGGCGGAGCACCTGGAGATGCTCCAGGGCCGCTTCGGGCTGCACCCCCTGGCCGTCGAGGACGCCTTGCACGCCCACCAGCGCGCCAAGGTCGAGGGTTACTCCACCTTTCAGTTCGTGGTCGTGCACGGGGTCTCCCGAGGTGACCAGGGCACGCTGAACATCCACGAACTCAACCTGTTCGTCGGGGCGGACTTCGTGATCAGCGTCCGGCACGGGCACGGCTTCGATCCCCAGCACATCCTCGACCGCTGGGAACGGGTCCCCCAGGACTGGCAGCCTGACCCCAGCAGCCTGTTCTACGTGCTCCTCGACGCCCTGGTGGACGACTACGCCCCCTTCACCGACGCCCTGGAGGACGACCTGCGAGACATCCGCCACCAACTGGTCACGCAGCCCGCCCTGGAGGAGGGAGAACTGCGGCGCATCTTCACCATCAGCGAACTGGCCTACGCGGCCCACGCCGTCGCCTTTCCGCTCAAGGACGTCCTGACGACCCTGCTGCGGGCGGGCCCACCGGTGGTGAGCGAGCTGGAGATTCCCTACTTCCGGGACATCCGGGATCATGTGGAGCACGTGGTCGAACGGCTGAATCTGGCCCGCGCGACGGCCGACCGCGCCTTCGACATCTACCAATCGCTGGAAGCCCGGGAGCAGGGTGCGGCCTCCCGGCAGCTCACCCAGGTGGCGACGGTGTTCCTGCCCCTGACACTGGTGACCGGGTTTTTCGGGCAGAACTTCAGCTTCCTGGTGGACCGGCTCATCACCAGCCCCCGGGCCTTCTGGATCTTCGGCGTGGGGCTGGAGGTCCTGGTCCTGGTGCTCACGCTGATCTTCGTGCGCCGTCTTGGGCGGCGCTGA
- a CDS encoding SDR family NAD(P)-dependent oxidoreductase has protein sequence MSDVAQPVVRVPARFTGKTVIVTGAASGIGLATARRFGSEGARVVLADLDFDRAGQAAEAVKTDGAPDAWPVRCDVSDEGQVRACVAGTLGASAGWT, from the coding sequence ATGAGTGACGTTGCTCAGCCTGTCGTGCGGGTCCCGGCCCGCTTCACGGGCAAGACGGTGATCGTGACCGGGGCCGCGAGCGGCATCGGCCTGGCGACCGCGCGGCGCTTCGGCTCGGAAGGCGCGCGGGTGGTGCTGGCGGACCTTGACTTCGACCGGGCCGGGCAGGCCGCCGAGGCGGTGAAGACGGATGGGGCGCCCGACGCCTGGCCCGTGCGGTGCGACGTCTCCGACGAGGGGCAGGTGCGCGCCTGTGTGGCCGGGACCCTCGGCGCTTCGGCGGGCTGGACGTGA
- a CDS encoding family 1 glycosylhydrolase, with amino-acid sequence MLYFMFATGIENSYPTIQNGRFRQDEMDKTRHYQLWRRDFDLVQELGVTHLRYGPPLHRVWLGPDRYDWTFADETFGDLRRCDLMPIADLCHFGVPDWIGNFQNPDFPEQFARYARAFALRFPWVQLYTPVNEMYICALFSAKYGWWNEQLTTDLAFVTALKHIVRANVLAMHAILQVRPDAIFVQSESSEYFHAQNPQSIGRAEFLNQVRFLSLDLNYGHRVSSEMYEYLLDHGMTRDEYHFFLDNTLKHHCIMGNDYYVTNEHLVQPDGNTRASGEIYGYSVITAQYYNRYGLPIMHTETNLNQGPNGDEAVQWLRKEWANVLRVRNDGLPIVGFTWYSLTDQVDWDSALRENNGTVNPLGLSDLDRNLRPVGQAYRDLIREWRAVLPTQSTALTLPVFPPSQQDGAAAAAVQDLARTHAHAREATYGMAEAAVTGDRLASKGEA; translated from the coding sequence ATGCTCTACTTCATGTTCGCCACCGGCATCGAGAACTCCTACCCCACCATCCAGAACGGGCGCTTCCGCCAGGACGAGATGGACAAGACCCGCCATTACCAGCTCTGGCGGCGGGATTTCGACCTGGTGCAGGAGCTGGGCGTGACCCACCTGCGTTACGGCCCGCCGCTGCACCGCGTCTGGCTGGGGCCGGATCGCTACGATTGGACCTTCGCCGACGAGACCTTCGGGGACCTGCGGCGGTGCGACCTCATGCCCATCGCCGACCTGTGCCACTTCGGGGTTCCCGACTGGATCGGGAACTTCCAGAACCCCGATTTCCCCGAGCAGTTCGCCCGCTACGCCCGGGCCTTCGCCCTGCGGTTTCCCTGGGTGCAGCTCTACACCCCCGTGAACGAGATGTACATCTGCGCCCTGTTCTCCGCGAAGTACGGCTGGTGGAACGAGCAGCTCACCACCGACCTCGCCTTTGTCACGGCCCTCAAGCACATCGTGCGGGCGAACGTGCTCGCCATGCACGCGATCTTGCAGGTCCGGCCCGACGCGATCTTCGTGCAGAGCGAGTCCAGCGAGTACTTCCACGCCCAGAACCCCCAGTCCATTGGCCGGGCCGAGTTCCTCAACCAGGTGCGCTTCCTGTCGCTCGACCTGAACTACGGGCACCGCGTCTCCAGCGAGATGTACGAGTACCTGCTCGACCACGGCATGACCCGGGACGAGTACCACTTCTTCCTCGACAACACACTCAAGCACCACTGCATCATGGGCAACGACTACTACGTCACCAACGAGCATCTGGTGCAACCCGACGGGAACACCCGGGCCTCCGGGGAAATCTACGGCTACTCGGTGATCACGGCACAGTACTACAACCGGTACGGGTTGCCGATCATGCACACCGAGACGAACCTCAACCAGGGACCAAACGGGGACGAGGCGGTGCAGTGGCTGCGCAAGGAGTGGGCCAATGTGCTGCGGGTGCGCAACGACGGGTTGCCCATCGTGGGCTTCACCTGGTACTCCCTGACCGATCAGGTGGACTGGGACAGCGCCCTGCGCGAGAACAATGGCACCGTCAACCCGCTGGGCCTCTCTGACCTCGACCGCAACCTCCGGCCGGTGGGACAGGCGTACCGGGACCTGATCCGCGAGTGGCGGGCAGTGCTGCCCACGCAGAGTACGGCGCTCACCCTGCCGGTGTTCCCACCCAGCCAGCAGGACGGTGCAGCGGCGGCGGCCGTGCAGGACCTCGCCCGCACCCACGCCCACGCCCGCGAGGCGACCTACGGGATGGCCGAGGCGGCCGTCACCGGCGACCGCCTGGCGTCGAAAGGAGAAGCGTAG
- a CDS encoding LCP family protein, with amino-acid sequence MRRLTVPVLVVLAGLVALGAPAVPALTRYGALPRAAGRPVTVLLAGVTPRYQENAAVWPWPVAPEDFTFLTDTLVLAQFWPGGRVNLLSLPRDTWVNLAGYGWGKINGANVKGGPELLVKVVQDLTGVPVDAYVLLSLNAVRALTDAVGGVTLDVPRRMKYDDNAGKLHIDLQPGRQRLRGPQAEGFLRFRKDNLGDLGRVQRQQLYLTALVNRVKNPLNWWRLPAMVGALDRNTRTNLTRAQVGALLGAALGGLQVNTATLPGSFGDGGTWVADHPALHALVREQFRDPNDPRFLTVAVVNAGAPDGSARRLRARLEGLGYQQVVISNGPRAGGPTTVSGKAAAAVQRDMGYGRVTREAGLPGADVTVRLGSDTKAP; translated from the coding sequence GTGCGCCGCCTCACCGTGCCCGTGCTCGTTGTTCTGGCGGGCCTCGTCGCCCTGGGGGCTCCCGCGGTCCCGGCGCTCACCCGGTATGGGGCGCTGCCCCGCGCGGCGGGGCGTCCGGTTACCGTGCTGCTCGCCGGTGTGACGCCCCGCTACCAGGAGAACGCGGCGGTGTGGCCCTGGCCGGTGGCCCCGGAGGACTTCACCTTCCTGACGGACACCCTGGTGCTCGCGCAGTTCTGGCCGGGCGGCCGGGTGAACCTGCTGAGTCTTCCCCGCGACACCTGGGTCAACCTCGCGGGGTACGGCTGGGGCAAGATCAACGGGGCCAACGTGAAGGGCGGGCCCGAGCTGCTGGTCAAGGTGGTGCAGGACCTGACGGGCGTGCCGGTGGACGCGTACGTCCTGCTGTCACTCAACGCGGTGCGGGCACTGACCGACGCGGTGGGGGGCGTGACGCTGGACGTGCCCCGCCGCATGAAGTACGACGACAACGCGGGCAAGCTGCACATCGACCTCCAGCCGGGCCGTCAGCGCCTCCGCGGGCCGCAGGCCGAGGGCTTCCTGCGCTTTCGCAAGGACAACCTGGGCGACCTCGGCCGGGTCCAGCGGCAGCAGCTCTACCTGACCGCCCTGGTGAACCGGGTCAAGAACCCGCTGAACTGGTGGCGGCTCCCCGCCATGGTGGGGGCGCTGGACCGAAACACGAGGACGAACCTGACCCGGGCGCAGGTCGGCGCCCTGCTGGGCGCGGCGCTGGGGGGCCTCCAGGTGAACACGGCGACCCTCCCGGGCTCCTTCGGGGACGGTGGCACCTGGGTCGCCGACCATCCCGCGCTGCACGCCCTGGTCCGGGAGCAGTTCCGGGACCCCAACGACCCGCGATTCCTGACCGTCGCGGTCGTGAACGCCGGGGCGCCGGACGGCAGTGCCCGGCGCCTCCGGGCGCGGCTGGAGGGCCTGGGCTACCAGCAGGTCGTGATCTCCAACGGTCCGCGCGCCGGGGGCCCAACCACCGTGAGCGGGAAGGCGGCCGCGGCGGTGCAGCGCGACATGGGTTATGGGCGGGTGACCCGGGAGGCAGGCCTCCCCGGCGCGGACGTGACGGTGCGCCTGGGGAGCGACACGAAGGCGCCGTGA
- a CDS encoding TlpA family protein disulfide reductase: MKRALVLLALVGLTAPLPAQAGGGTGAVRRSAPNFTFTDLGGERVSLAELRGEAVIVQFGDVGCAVCRKNDRLLRHYQLEYATHGLVVVSLHERATLEELRRYDAGFTFSTLAGLDPGQAIARQYHALTLPTTVFIDRAGFIRDVRRGRLEEDDLLRSLQALLSLSVTEVAGDGGP, from the coding sequence ATGAAGCGTGCGCTCGTTCTGCTTGCCCTGGTCGGCCTCACCGCGCCCCTGCCCGCGCAGGCGGGGGGTGGAACGGGTGCCGTGAGGCGCTCCGCCCCGAACTTCACCTTCACCGACCTGGGCGGAGAGCGGGTGAGCCTGGCCGAGTTGCGGGGCGAGGCGGTCATCGTGCAGTTCGGGGACGTGGGCTGCGCCGTCTGCCGGAAGAACGACCGCCTGCTGCGCCACTACCAACTGGAGTACGCCACCCACGGCCTGGTGGTCGTCAGCCTGCACGAGCGGGCCACGTTGGAAGAACTGCGGCGATACGACGCGGGGTTTACCTTCAGCACGCTCGCGGGACTCGACCCGGGGCAGGCGATTGCGCGCCAGTATCACGCCCTGACGCTCCCCACTACGGTCTTCATCGACCGGGCCGGGTTCATCCGGGACGTGCGTCGGGGCCGCCTGGAGGAGGACGACCTGCTGCGGTCGCTGCAAGCCCTGCTCTCACTCTCAGTGACTGAAGTGGCTGGAGATGGAGGGCCGTGA
- a CDS encoding ZIP family metal transporter, which yields MGALSLLLFVLVPAGTTVLGGVLATLRPPGERWRSAFQHFAAGAVFAAVAGELLPEIKQEHQPLGVLLGFALGVVLMLGLERLFKPVAGAGPTPEEGGAGNATGLALITGIDILIDGLLIGVSAGTNAQAGFLITLALTLELLFLSLSTVAALGRAGVTRARVIGVTLLFALALAVGVLIGALLFAGLSGFALAVVLSFAAAALLYLVTEELLTEAHQVTETPLLTATFFAGFLAIFLVELLLPGAGA from the coding sequence ATGGGAGCCCTCTCGCTGCTGCTGTTTGTGCTTGTCCCGGCGGGCACGACCGTCCTGGGCGGCGTCCTGGCCACACTCCGCCCTCCGGGTGAGCGCTGGCGCAGCGCGTTTCAGCATTTCGCGGCGGGCGCGGTGTTCGCGGCGGTCGCCGGTGAACTGCTGCCCGAGATCAAGCAGGAACATCAGCCGCTGGGTGTCCTGCTGGGCTTTGCCCTGGGTGTGGTGCTGATGCTCGGGCTGGAACGTCTCTTCAAACCCGTGGCCGGGGCGGGGCCGACGCCGGAAGAAGGGGGGGCGGGCAACGCGACCGGCCTCGCCCTCATCACGGGCATCGACATTCTGATCGACGGCCTGCTGATCGGCGTGAGTGCGGGCACCAACGCCCAGGCCGGTTTTCTGATCACCCTGGCCCTCACGCTGGAACTGCTGTTCCTCAGCCTGTCCACCGTCGCCGCCCTGGGGCGCGCCGGGGTGACCCGCGCCCGGGTGATCGGCGTCACCCTGCTGTTCGCGCTCGCGCTGGCGGTCGGTGTCCTGATCGGCGCGCTGCTGTTCGCGGGGCTGTCCGGCTTCGCGCTGGCGGTGGTGCTGTCCTTTGCCGCGGCGGCCCTGCTGTACCTGGTCACCGAGGAACTGCTCACCGAGGCGCATCAGGTCACCGAGACACCGCTCCTGACGGCGACCTTTTTCGCGGGCTTCCTGGCCATCTTCCTGGTCGAGCTGCTGCTCCCCGGAGCCGGGGCGTGA
- a CDS encoding SDR family NAD(P)-dependent oxidoreductase, with the protein MIVNNAGLMTFKPILELEAEDRRRVLGVDLLGAFFFVREGFEHMRPGGAIVNVSSVHAVETSPLVAPYAAAKAALVSLTRPAALEGKARGLRVNAVLPGAIETPMLRENPNVKSGVEVIDPNFVGQPADLAAAIAFLASDDARVVQGAALVVDGGRLDRP; encoded by the coding sequence GTGATCGTCAACAACGCGGGACTGATGACGTTCAAGCCCATCCTGGAACTGGAGGCGGAGGACCGGCGCCGGGTGCTGGGGGTGGACCTGCTGGGCGCGTTCTTTTTCGTGCGTGAGGGCTTCGAACACATGAGGCCGGGCGGCGCCATCGTGAACGTGAGCAGCGTCCATGCCGTGGAGACCTCCCCGCTGGTCGCGCCGTACGCGGCTGCCAAGGCCGCCCTGGTGTCCCTGACCCGCCCCGCCGCCCTGGAGGGCAAGGCCAGGGGGCTGCGCGTGAACGCCGTGCTGCCCGGCGCCATCGAGACACCGATGCTGCGGGAGAACCCCAACGTGAAGAGCGGGGTGGAGGTGATTGACCCCAACTTCGTGGGGCAGCCCGCCGACCTCGCGGCGGCCATCGCGTTCCTGGCCTCGGACGACGCGAGGGTCGTGCAGGGCGCGGCCCTGGTCGTGGACGGCGGACGCCTCGACCGCCCATAA
- a CDS encoding LysM peptidoglycan-binding domain-containing M23 family metallopeptidase yields the protein MRNHLFTALTLLMFSLAAATTVTVQPGDTLTRLAVRHGTTTQALLRANPGVNPNRLRVGTALSLPAAPTRTWTVRRGDTLSMIAQRHGITLGVLLGVNRGLNPRLPLQVGQRLTLPAPALARASTTAVVRAASIRVNAALPVQGRVTTPYQAAHPGLDLAVPAGTPIRAALPGTVVESRFDSRSGWGWTVVLDHGGGVRTRYSHNSANLVRVGARVRAGDVIARVGSTGKSTGAHVDYRLYREGQAVNPSGVQ from the coding sequence ATGCGTAATCACCTGTTCACCGCGCTGACGCTCCTGATGTTCAGCCTCGCTGCCGCCACAACCGTCACCGTGCAACCGGGGGATACCCTCACCCGCCTCGCGGTGCGGCACGGCACGACGACCCAGGCTCTGCTGCGCGCCAACCCCGGGGTGAACCCCAACCGGCTACGGGTGGGAACCGCACTGAGCCTGCCCGCCGCACCCACCCGGACCTGGACGGTGCGCCGGGGCGACACCCTGTCCATGATCGCGCAACGTCATGGCATCACCCTGGGGGTCCTCTTGGGCGTCAACCGGGGGCTGAATCCCCGCCTGCCCCTCCAGGTGGGGCAGCGCCTCACGCTGCCTGCTCCGGCCCTGGCCCGCGCCTCCACCACCGCGGTGGTTCGCGCGGCCTCCATCCGGGTGAACGCCGCGCTGCCCGTCCAGGGCCGGGTCACCACGCCCTACCAGGCCGCCCACCCGGGCCTCGACCTCGCCGTCCCCGCTGGGACGCCCATCCGCGCCGCGCTGCCCGGCACGGTCGTGGAATCCCGCTTCGACAGCCGGAGCGGGTGGGGCTGGACGGTCGTGCTCGACCACGGGGGCGGCGTCAGGACCCGGTACAGCCACAACAGCGCCAACCTCGTCCGGGTGGGCGCGCGGGTGAGGGCGGGCGACGTGATCGCGCGGGTCGGCAGCACCGGCAAGAGCACTGGGGCCCACGTCGATTACCGCCTGTACCGGGAGGGGCAGGCGGTCAACCCCTCGGGCGTGCAGTGA
- a CDS encoding peptidase C39 family protein yields the protein MKRFWLPLSSLLLACAAQAAPYTQQTSFGTPAPAIRAAQGRASGPASWQALPPLRAGRLESAAVPVPPFNALIPSWNVTGSTTSPVTVEVRVRRPGGRWTRYFSFGEWRAAGPRASRAVTRTADGTVNTDTLALPFRADAFQFRVTAGAGTQVRLLSFNTSDTDLRFREQGAAGQAAAWNRVLKVPGLSQMIYPEGGPVWCSPTSVSMLLGFWGTPVRVPDAAGATFDATYDGFGNWPFNTAYAATHGLQAFVTRLGSLRDAEAYLLQGLPLAVSVRFRAGELPGAPLSWSDGHLMVLTGFDARGNPVVNDPAAPSDASVRRTYPRAVFERLWLNHAGGMAYVLAPQP from the coding sequence GTGAAGCGCTTCTGGCTCCCCCTGTCCAGCCTGCTCCTCGCCTGCGCGGCGCAGGCCGCCCCCTACACGCAGCAGACCAGTTTCGGCACGCCCGCGCCCGCCATCCGCGCCGCGCAGGGACGGGCGAGCGGGCCCGCGAGCTGGCAGGCCCTCCCGCCCCTGCGGGCGGGGCGTCTGGAGAGCGCGGCCGTCCCCGTGCCGCCCTTCAACGCGCTGATCCCGAGCTGGAACGTCACGGGGTCCACCACCAGCCCCGTCACGGTCGAGGTCCGGGTGCGCCGCCCGGGCGGCCGGTGGACCCGGTACTTCAGCTTCGGCGAGTGGCGGGCGGCCGGGCCGCGGGCGAGCCGCGCGGTCACGCGAACAGCGGACGGCACGGTGAACACCGACACCCTGGCGCTGCCCTTTCGCGCGGACGCCTTCCAGTTCCGGGTGACGGCGGGGGCGGGCACGCAGGTGCGGCTGCTCTCCTTCAACACGTCCGACACCGACCTGCGCTTCCGGGAACAGGGCGCGGCGGGGCAGGCGGCGGCCTGGAACCGGGTGCTGAAGGTCCCGGGGCTGTCCCAGATGATCTACCCGGAGGGGGGGCCGGTGTGGTGCAGCCCGACCAGCGTCAGCATGCTGCTGGGCTTCTGGGGAACACCGGTGCGCGTCCCGGACGCGGCGGGAGCGACCTTCGACGCGACCTACGACGGCTTCGGGAACTGGCCCTTCAACACGGCGTACGCGGCGACGCACGGCCTCCAGGCGTTCGTCACCCGGCTGGGCAGCCTGCGGGACGCGGAAGCCTACCTCCTGCAAGGCCTCCCGCTGGCCGTCAGCGTGCGCTTCCGGGCGGGCGAGTTGCCCGGCGCGCCGCTCTCCTGGTCGGACGGACACCTGATGGTCCTCACGGGATTTGACGCGCGGGGCAACCCGGTAGTCAACGACCCGGCGGCGCCCAGTGACGCCAGCGTGCGGCGCACCTACCCCCGGGCAGTCTTCGAGCGGCTGTGGCTGAATCACGCGGGCGGGATGGCGTATGTCCTGGCTCCACAGCCCTGA
- a CDS encoding magnesium transporter, protein MEGREIDSPRASTVLLWRKRIGWLPTLFVTTNVIGPNDCLVALVPTLAISSPTLIGAGGNTGSQSATLVVRAIAPGQIRGRDTRRVLFEEFGAGLLSGVIALLRTALFRRSQRLAWAFTAACAKTWIAIFADVVGALLPLRFKRLKDATDLLIQFNVASLVLQV, encoded by the coding sequence ATGGAGGGCCGTGAGATCGACTCTCCCCGCGCCTCCACGGTGCTGCTGTGGCGCAAGCGCATCGGCTGGCTGCCGACCCTGTTCGTGACCACCAACGTCATCGGCCCCAACGACTGCCTGGTCGCCCTGGTGCCCACGCTCGCCATCTCCTCCCCGACCCTGATCGGCGCGGGCGGCAACACCGGCAGCCAGTCGGCCACGCTGGTGGTGCGGGCCATCGCCCCCGGACAGATCCGCGGGCGCGACACCCGGAGGGTGCTGTTCGAGGAGTTCGGGGCGGGCCTCCTGAGCGGCGTGATCGCCTTGCTGCGGACCGCGCTCTTTCGCCGCAGTCAGCGGCTGGCTTGGGCGTTCACCGCGGCATGTGCCAAAACCTGGATCGCCATCTTCGCTGACGTCGTGGGGGCCCTGTTGCCGCTGCGCTTCAAGCGGCTCAAAGACGCGACCGACCTCCTCATCCAGTTCAACGTGGCGAGCCTGGTTCTCCAGGTGTGA